From a region of the Candidatus Sulfotelmatobacter sp. genome:
- a CDS encoding deoxynucleoside kinase, with amino-acid sequence MQRPKLSEHDPDIHGGPVTSQGYFLAIAGNIGVGKTELTNRLSAELGWLAYYEPVIKNPYLDMFYADMPRWSFHLQIYFLSERFKAQVQIGQSALPFIQDRTIYEDSEIFARTLHEQGSMTEVDYRNYTALFSVLASYLRKPDLVIYLKASPEVLMKRIERRGRASEAGIQIDYITRLNNAYDDWMKRARAELEVLEIDTDQIALQGETPAFRQLVEDLKRRYPRQAELPLAAPEDKR; translated from the coding sequence TTGCAGCGTCCAAAACTTTCTGAACACGATCCTGACATTCATGGCGGCCCTGTCACCTCTCAGGGCTATTTTCTCGCAATTGCCGGGAACATCGGGGTGGGGAAGACCGAGCTGACCAATCGGCTGAGCGCCGAGCTGGGCTGGCTCGCCTACTACGAGCCGGTGATCAAGAACCCCTACCTCGACATGTTCTACGCCGACATGCCCCGCTGGAGTTTCCATCTCCAGATCTACTTCCTGAGCGAGCGCTTCAAGGCTCAGGTCCAGATCGGCCAGAGCGCCCTGCCCTTCATCCAGGACCGCACTATCTACGAAGACTCGGAGATCTTCGCCCGCACGCTGCACGAGCAGGGTTCGATGACCGAGGTGGACTACCGCAACTACACCGCCCTGTTCTCGGTGCTCGCCTCCTACCTGAGGAAGCCCGACCTCGTCATCTACCTCAAGGCGAGTCCCGAGGTGCTGATGAAGCGGATCGAGAGGCGGGGACGGGCGAGCGAGGCCGGGATCCAGATCGACTACATCACCCGGCTCAACAACGCCTACGACGACTGGATGAAGCGGGCCCGGGCCGAGCTCGAGGTGCTCGAAATCGACACCGATCAGATCGCCCTTCAAGGGGAGACGCCCGCCTTCCGACAACTGGTGGAGGATCTCAAGCGCCGCTATCCCCGGCAGGCCGAGCTCCCGCTCGCCGCGCCGGAGGATAAGCGCTAG
- a CDS encoding PQQ-dependent sugar dehydrogenase, producing the protein MTRGRRLAFLLLLAAASLFACSEKHGSSSTAPPVTPALKLQSISTALSTPVFLTAPPADFTRLFVVEKPGRIRIIKNGSLLPTPFLDIHSQVSTDTEQGLLGLAFDPGYAANGRFYVSFSDLSWNEHVVRYHVSGNPDVADPTPLDSVLYTPHPDTNHNGGMLAFGPDGMLYASFGDGGGGGDTYHHSQTTDDLLGSISRMDVHNVPAVPAAGNPDFGAGARPEIWDIGLRNPWRFSFDRGTGDLYIGDVGQDDHEEIDISTAAGGGGKGANYGWNIMEAGECYPPGSACSSAGLTPPMLEYDHGEGCAVIGGYVYRGSALPGLLGTYFYGDNCAHWVRSFRLSGFTVTEKTDWPTLDPGSSITSFGEDARGEIYVLTLAGGVYKIVAQ; encoded by the coding sequence ATGACTCGAGGCCGGCGACTCGCGTTTCTGCTCCTGCTTGCGGCCGCGAGTCTGTTCGCGTGCTCGGAGAAGCACGGCTCCAGCTCCACCGCCCCGCCGGTGACGCCGGCGCTCAAGCTCCAGAGCATCTCCACCGCCCTCAGCACTCCCGTGTTCCTGACCGCGCCGCCCGCGGACTTCACGCGCCTGTTCGTGGTCGAGAAGCCGGGGCGGATCCGCATCATCAAGAACGGCTCGCTCCTCCCGACCCCGTTCCTCGACATTCACTCGCAGGTCTCGACCGACACCGAACAGGGGCTGCTCGGGCTCGCGTTCGATCCGGGCTACGCGGCCAACGGCCGTTTCTACGTCAGCTTCAGCGACCTCTCGTGGAACGAGCACGTGGTGCGCTATCACGTGAGCGGCAACCCGGATGTGGCCGACCCCACGCCGCTCGACAGCGTGCTCTACACCCCGCACCCCGACACCAATCACAACGGCGGCATGCTGGCCTTTGGCCCCGATGGGATGCTGTACGCGAGCTTTGGCGATGGGGGCGGGGGCGGCGACACCTATCACCACAGTCAGACCACCGACGATCTGCTGGGCTCGATCTCGCGCATGGACGTCCACAACGTTCCCGCGGTGCCGGCCGCGGGAAATCCCGACTTCGGAGCGGGGGCGCGTCCGGAGATCTGGGACATCGGACTTCGCAATCCCTGGCGCTTCAGCTTCGATCGCGGCACCGGCGATCTCTACATCGGGGACGTCGGTCAGGATGATCACGAGGAAATCGACATCTCGACCGCGGCGGGCGGCGGCGGCAAGGGGGCCAATTACGGCTGGAACATCATGGAAGCGGGCGAGTGCTATCCGCCGGGAAGCGCCTGCAGCAGCGCGGGCCTCACGCCGCCGATGCTCGAGTACGATCACGGCGAAGGCTGCGCGGTGATCGGCGGCTACGTCTATCGTGGCAGCGCCCTGCCCGGCCTGCTCGGCACCTACTTCTACGGCGACAACTGCGCACACTGGGTGCGCAGCTTCCGCCTCAGTGGATTCACGGTGACCGAGAAGACCGACTGGCCGACCCTGGATCCCGGCAGCAGCATTACCAGCTTCGGCGAGGACGCCCGCGGCGAGATCTACGTCCTCACCCTGGCCGGCGGCGTCTACAAGATCGTGGCGCAGTAG
- the prsK gene encoding XrtA/PEP-CTERM system histidine kinase PrsK produces MDLTSSPVQISLVMASALLATVIGVLATLRRGHWLTTLLFASAFLSIAAFQTGTLFMLQAGDATSARNWATYLAGVSALASWLWLSLSVVLARTDPWEQIRNAAAYLALALIGCVAMFSLAVNPSIVHQVVGLGGNAVILLGGMGKVYLMYLVVAMVAVLMNLERMLRSATATLQRRLRAMALAFLVAILSELLVVSAGLLFGGIRVSWLAATSVPLFGAGVVTALALARRRLSDMSVPLARPVIYYSSVSLTLAGAFLLSMAVLSKVLPVLTPEWKRVVSLCFYLLVGGGGLLLTVSPRSSRAIKRFIDRNFYANRYDYRREWERVSGALTPGTRLEEISRQVEQLVTAVFEPHRVAVYLLDEADGVLRRIHGPAAMPSQLSADNPLMIEMTRTRRPVVFDRLSSDLDLIPVAAENRDAIRALDAAACAPLMVGDRLIGALWLSAKRTDEDYSEEDVEFLGAMSRQIAATLWFARQAEQLAETRQLESLNRLASFVLHDIKNHISGLSLVVENARRHMSDPEFQRDALAVVERTVASLSELMQQVASVGRSLEVRPEPCDLLQLVEESLAGAGLRRGEHDGIQVSVTCRAAEQVVLDRRQMKRVLTNLLTNAREALSGSGHIDLLAEVEAPENGRGGRVRFEVRDDGRGMSEEFIRTALFRPFATTKSEGLGLGLAQSRSIVEAHGGRIRVASQPGDGTRFEITLPNQVAAVAEAGHGR; encoded by the coding sequence ATGGACCTCACTTCGTCCCCCGTCCAGATCAGTCTGGTGATGGCCAGCGCGCTGCTGGCCACGGTGATCGGCGTGCTCGCCACGTTGCGCCGCGGCCACTGGCTGACGACGCTGCTGTTCGCCTCGGCGTTCCTGTCGATCGCCGCGTTCCAGACCGGGACGCTCTTCATGCTCCAGGCCGGCGACGCCACTTCGGCGCGCAACTGGGCCACCTATCTGGCCGGAGTCTCGGCGCTGGCCTCGTGGCTCTGGCTGTCGCTGAGCGTGGTGCTGGCCCGGACCGATCCGTGGGAGCAGATCCGCAATGCGGCCGCCTATCTGGCGCTCGCCCTGATCGGCTGCGTGGCGATGTTCTCGCTCGCCGTCAATCCCAGCATCGTCCACCAAGTGGTCGGGCTCGGCGGGAACGCGGTGATCCTGCTCGGCGGCATGGGCAAGGTCTACCTGATGTACCTGGTGGTGGCGATGGTGGCGGTGCTCATGAATCTGGAGCGCATGCTCCGCTCCGCCACCGCCACATTGCAGCGACGGTTGCGGGCCATGGCGCTGGCCTTCCTGGTGGCGATCCTGAGCGAGCTGCTGGTGGTGTCGGCCGGCCTGCTGTTCGGCGGCATTCGGGTCTCATGGCTGGCCGCGACCTCCGTGCCGCTGTTCGGTGCCGGCGTGGTCACGGCGCTGGCGCTGGCGCGCCGCCGGCTCTCCGACATGAGCGTGCCGCTGGCGCGTCCGGTCATCTACTACTCGTCGGTCTCGCTCACGCTGGCCGGCGCCTTCCTGCTCAGCATGGCGGTGCTCTCGAAGGTGCTGCCGGTCCTCACCCCGGAGTGGAAGCGCGTGGTGAGCCTGTGCTTCTACCTGCTGGTCGGCGGCGGCGGACTGCTGCTCACCGTCAGCCCGCGCAGCAGCCGCGCGATCAAACGCTTCATCGATCGAAACTTCTACGCCAATCGCTACGACTATCGCCGCGAGTGGGAGCGGGTGAGCGGAGCGCTCACGCCGGGAACGCGACTCGAGGAGATCTCGCGCCAGGTGGAGCAGCTGGTCACGGCGGTGTTCGAGCCCCATCGCGTCGCGGTCTACCTGCTCGACGAAGCCGATGGCGTGCTGCGCCGGATCCATGGGCCCGCGGCGATGCCGTCCCAGCTCTCGGCGGACAACCCCTTGATGATCGAGATGACCCGCACCCGGCGGCCGGTGGTGTTCGATCGGCTCTCGAGCGATCTCGACCTGATCCCGGTCGCGGCCGAGAATCGCGACGCCATCCGCGCGCTGGACGCCGCGGCCTGCGCGCCGCTCATGGTCGGCGATCGCCTGATCGGAGCGCTGTGGCTGTCCGCCAAGCGCACCGATGAGGACTACTCGGAGGAGGACGTCGAGTTCCTGGGCGCGATGTCGCGGCAGATCGCCGCGACGCTGTGGTTCGCGCGCCAGGCCGAGCAGCTGGCCGAGACCCGGCAGCTCGAATCGCTCAATCGGCTCGCGAGCTTCGTGCTCCACGACATCAAGAATCACATTTCGGGGCTTTCGCTGGTGGTCGAGAATGCACGCCGTCACATGAGCGATCCGGAGTTTCAGCGCGACGCCCTGGCGGTGGTCGAGCGCACGGTCGCGAGCCTCTCCGAGCTGATGCAGCAGGTGGCGAGCGTGGGGCGCAGTCTGGAAGTGCGCCCCGAGCCCTGCGACCTGCTCCAGCTGGTGGAGGAGTCGCTGGCCGGCGCCGGATTGCGGCGCGGCGAGCACGACGGCATCCAGGTCTCGGTCACCTGTCGCGCCGCTGAACAGGTGGTGCTGGACCGGCGCCAGATGAAGCGCGTGCTGACCAATCTGCTGACCAACGCGCGCGAGGCGCTGAGCGGTTCCGGTCACATCGACCTGCTCGCCGAGGTCGAGGCTCCCGAGAACGGCCGGGGCGGGCGCGTTCGCTTCGAGGTGCGCGACGACGGCCGCGGCATGAGCGAGGAGTTCATCCGCACCGCCTTGTTCCGGCCGTTCGCCACCACCAAGAGCGAGGGGCTGGGACTCGGTCTCGCCCAATCCCGCAGCATCGTCGAAGCGCATGGCGGTCGCATCCGCGTGGCCAGTCAGCCGGGCGACGGCACGCGCTTCGAGATCACGCTGCCGAACCAGGTCGCCGCCGTCGCCGAGGCCGGGCATGGACGCTGA
- the ileS gene encoding isoleucine--tRNA ligase, whose protein sequence is MAGYRDTLNLPSTEFPMKADLQQREPARLGWWKERQIESKLAAARRGSPVWILHDGPPYSNAHLHMGTAANKIWKDASVRQASMRGFDSPFVPGWDNHGMPIEIQVGREFREKKQQPDRVTLRRRCREYAMEWVGVQREEFERLGVWGDWSRPYLTMSSDFEATILETFARLADRGYVQRGLRSIHWCPTDRTALAEAEIEYQDDASPSIHVAFPLLRDQGGLLKRFPGVAAVAWTTTPWTLPANLGLMVNPGSAYVVLRDGERRLLVAKERAAAFAEAAGLAGATVEAELPGRDLVGLVFEGPWGNESQVVDGTPFVSMEDGTGIVHTAPGHGKEDFQIGQKHGLGVLCPVDEAGRFTAGAEPFVGRSVLEVNDDIIAWLAERGRLLSKGTITHSYPHCWRCRQPVIFRATKQWFMIIDHAPEPLEGGARLTHRQRALDAIERAVSWDPGSSRNRIRESVRGRPDWCLSRQRSWGVGIPAVYCESCGEALLDPRVMARAAEITRQSGSDTWFEKPVEDFLPAGMKCEHCGAAGPFRKETDILDVWFDSGCTHRAVRVSHPDLAPRLDQALRRAAAGEGVAYLEGPDQHRGWFNSSLMVGIGCTDRPPYTEVYTHGWVLDAQGRAMHKSLGNVIAPMDIVKRSGAEIVRWWALATDWRSDVRVGDEILVRVAEAYRKVRNTFRFLLGNLSDFDPAAHSVPHAALTEVDRAFHDFLAGRVDQMRSAYSRLEFHRVLDLLLDVCTVHLSAAFLDVAKDRLYTLGRNDPARRSAQTVLWRALHDLCVLAGPALVFTAEEVWQHHPALVREQESVHLAVLGPIAAHAAEPALWERLLEVRAVVNSAIEPLRAAKTIATTQEAAVTLSAPDSESWLSRFAPELRDFLMVAALEIAPQRVAAAAGGGAAAFSAMARPAGDRFRKCERCWNHRDDVSEAGLCARCRSVLESLSGAGKG, encoded by the coding sequence ATGGCCGGCTATCGCGACACGCTGAACCTGCCGAGCACCGAGTTCCCGATGAAGGCGGATCTCCAGCAGCGAGAGCCGGCACGTCTCGGGTGGTGGAAGGAGCGGCAGATCGAGAGCAAGCTCGCCGCGGCGCGCCGGGGCTCGCCGGTCTGGATCCTTCACGACGGTCCGCCCTATTCGAATGCCCACCTCCACATGGGAACGGCCGCGAACAAGATCTGGAAGGACGCATCCGTGCGGCAGGCTTCGATGCGCGGCTTCGATTCTCCGTTCGTGCCCGGTTGGGACAATCACGGCATGCCGATCGAGATCCAGGTGGGCCGGGAGTTCCGCGAGAAGAAGCAGCAACCCGATCGTGTGACGTTGCGCCGGCGCTGCCGCGAGTACGCGATGGAATGGGTCGGCGTCCAGCGCGAGGAGTTCGAACGCCTCGGAGTGTGGGGCGATTGGAGCCGCCCCTACCTCACCATGAGCTCGGACTTCGAGGCCACGATCCTCGAGACCTTCGCGCGCCTCGCCGACCGCGGCTACGTGCAGCGCGGGCTCCGCTCCATCCACTGGTGCCCCACCGATCGCACCGCCCTCGCCGAAGCCGAGATCGAGTATCAGGATGACGCCTCGCCTTCGATCCATGTCGCGTTCCCGTTGCTCCGGGACCAGGGCGGCCTACTGAAGCGATTCCCCGGCGTGGCGGCGGTGGCGTGGACCACGACGCCCTGGACCCTGCCCGCCAATCTCGGCCTGATGGTGAATCCCGGCTCGGCCTACGTGGTACTGCGCGATGGCGAGCGGCGCCTGCTGGTGGCGAAGGAACGCGCCGCGGCGTTCGCGGAGGCGGCCGGTCTCGCCGGCGCCACCGTCGAAGCGGAGCTTCCCGGGCGCGACCTCGTCGGGCTCGTGTTCGAAGGCCCGTGGGGCAACGAGTCGCAGGTGGTGGACGGCACGCCGTTCGTGAGCATGGAAGACGGCACCGGCATCGTTCACACCGCTCCGGGCCACGGCAAGGAGGACTTTCAGATCGGACAGAAGCACGGACTCGGCGTGCTCTGTCCGGTGGACGAGGCCGGCCGATTCACGGCGGGAGCCGAACCGTTCGTCGGCCGGAGCGTGCTCGAGGTCAACGACGACATCATCGCCTGGCTCGCCGAGCGCGGCCGGCTGCTGTCGAAGGGTACGATCACTCATTCCTACCCGCACTGCTGGCGCTGCCGCCAGCCGGTGATCTTCCGCGCCACCAAGCAATGGTTCATGATCATTGATCATGCGCCGGAGCCGCTCGAGGGCGGCGCGAGGTTGACGCATCGGCAGCGCGCGCTGGACGCCATCGAGCGCGCGGTGAGCTGGGATCCGGGAAGTTCCCGCAATCGGATTCGCGAATCGGTGCGCGGGCGGCCCGACTGGTGTCTGTCCCGCCAGCGTTCGTGGGGCGTCGGGATCCCGGCGGTCTACTGCGAGAGCTGCGGTGAAGCGCTGCTCGACCCCCGCGTCATGGCGCGGGCGGCGGAGATCACGCGCCAGAGCGGCTCCGACACGTGGTTCGAGAAGCCGGTCGAGGACTTCCTGCCGGCGGGGATGAAGTGCGAGCACTGTGGCGCCGCCGGTCCGTTTCGCAAGGAAACCGACATCCTCGATGTCTGGTTCGATTCCGGATGCACGCACCGGGCGGTGCGCGTCTCCCATCCCGACCTCGCCCCGCGGCTCGATCAGGCACTCCGGCGTGCGGCGGCCGGCGAGGGCGTGGCGTACCTCGAGGGACCCGACCAGCATCGCGGCTGGTTCAACTCGTCGCTGATGGTCGGGATCGGCTGCACGGACCGCCCGCCCTACACCGAGGTCTACACCCACGGCTGGGTGCTGGACGCGCAGGGCCGCGCCATGCACAAGTCGCTGGGCAACGTGATCGCGCCGATGGACATCGTGAAACGCTCGGGCGCGGAGATCGTGCGCTGGTGGGCGCTGGCCACCGACTGGCGAAGCGACGTCCGCGTCGGTGATGAGATCCTGGTGCGGGTCGCGGAGGCCTACCGGAAAGTGCGCAATACGTTCCGATTCCTGCTCGGCAACCTGAGCGACTTCGACCCGGCCGCGCACTCGGTGCCGCACGCCGCGCTCACCGAGGTGGACCGCGCGTTTCACGATTTTCTGGCGGGTCGCGTCGATCAGATGCGGTCGGCCTACTCACGCCTCGAGTTCCATCGCGTCCTCGATCTGCTGCTCGACGTCTGCACGGTTCATCTCTCGGCCGCGTTCCTCGACGTGGCGAAGGATCGGCTCTACACGCTGGGACGCAACGATCCGGCACGTCGTTCCGCGCAGACCGTGTTGTGGCGCGCGCTTCACGACCTGTGCGTGCTGGCCGGCCCCGCGCTGGTATTCACCGCCGAGGAGGTCTGGCAGCACCATCCGGCCCTGGTTCGCGAGCAGGAGAGCGTGCACCTGGCGGTGCTCGGGCCGATCGCGGCGCATGCCGCGGAGCCCGCGCTGTGGGAGCGGCTGCTGGAAGTACGCGCGGTGGTCAACAGCGCGATCGAGCCGCTTCGCGCAGCCAAGACCATCGCCACCACCCAGGAGGCGGCGGTGACGCTGTCGGCGCCCGATTCGGAGAGCTGGCTCTCGCGCTTTGCCCCCGAGCTGCGCGACTTTCTGATGGTGGCCGCGCTCGAGATCGCTCCGCAACGAGTGGCGGCGGCCGCCGGCGGCGGCGCGGCGGCCTTCTCGGCGATGGCGCGGCCGGCGGGCGATCGCTTCAGGAAATGCGAACGCTGCTGGAACCACCGCGACGACGTGTCGGAGGCCGGCCTCTGCGCTCGCTGCCGTTCGGTGCTCGAGTCGCTGTCGGGAGCCGGGAAGGGCTGA
- the prsR gene encoding PEP-CTERM-box response regulator transcription factor, with amino-acid sequence MDAERVLIVDDEESIRNQLRWGLADEYEVFTAGSAEEARDALRRHAPGVVTLDVTLSPAGGPAEEGMRLLDEIVDRYPFTKVVMVTGNDRRENALAAIRRGAVDWYAKPIQLEELKVILKRALHILKIERAQEPERLGARRYHQLIGESEAMRRVYALIQRVAPTDATVLTVGENGTGKELVAHAIHEASLRRDAPFVPINCGAIPETLLESELFGHERGSFTDAYRTREGRVELAAGGTLFLDEIGELPPPLQVKLLRFLQDRVVERIGSRESTRVDVRVVAATNQDLQAGMAAGKFREDLFYRLSVVTIAVPPLRERGDDIRVLAEYFLDFYSRHHQRKVKGFSQSALRAILQHRWPGNVRELENRVQRAVILAPDATLRPEDLELEEVKENSPRTLQAARDRAERSSIDEAMTRNAGNVSRAARDLGISRPTLHDLLKRHGLDAGSFRRAGAPEGGGADTEEEG; translated from the coding sequence ATGGACGCTGAACGCGTGTTGATCGTGGACGACGAGGAGTCGATCCGCAACCAGCTGCGCTGGGGTCTCGCCGACGAGTACGAGGTGTTCACCGCCGGCAGCGCCGAGGAAGCGCGTGATGCGCTCCGGCGCCACGCTCCCGGCGTCGTCACTCTCGACGTCACCCTGAGCCCGGCGGGCGGGCCCGCCGAGGAAGGCATGCGGTTGCTCGACGAAATCGTGGATCGTTATCCGTTCACCAAGGTGGTGATGGTGACCGGGAACGACCGGCGCGAGAATGCCCTGGCCGCGATCCGGCGCGGTGCGGTGGACTGGTACGCCAAGCCGATCCAGCTCGAAGAGCTGAAGGTCATCCTCAAGCGTGCGCTTCACATCCTCAAGATCGAGCGCGCCCAGGAGCCGGAACGGCTGGGGGCGCGCCGCTATCACCAGCTGATCGGCGAGTCCGAGGCCATGCGCAGGGTCTATGCGCTGATCCAGCGGGTGGCGCCCACCGACGCCACCGTGCTCACGGTGGGGGAGAACGGCACCGGCAAGGAGCTGGTCGCGCACGCGATCCACGAGGCAAGCCTTCGGCGCGACGCGCCGTTCGTGCCGATCAACTGTGGCGCCATTCCCGAGACGCTGCTCGAGAGCGAGCTGTTCGGGCACGAACGTGGCTCGTTCACCGACGCCTATCGCACGCGTGAAGGGCGAGTGGAGCTGGCGGCGGGCGGAACGCTGTTCCTGGACGAGATCGGCGAGCTGCCGCCGCCGCTTCAGGTCAAGCTGCTCCGCTTTCTCCAGGATCGTGTGGTGGAGCGCATCGGCTCGCGCGAGTCGACCCGGGTGGACGTTCGGGTGGTCGCGGCCACCAATCAGGATCTCCAGGCCGGGATGGCGGCCGGCAAATTTCGCGAGGATCTGTTCTACCGCCTGAGCGTGGTGACCATCGCGGTGCCCCCGCTGCGCGAGCGGGGCGATGACATCCGGGTGCTGGCCGAGTACTTCCTGGATTTCTATTCGCGGCACCACCAGCGGAAGGTCAAGGGCTTCAGCCAGTCGGCGCTCCGCGCGATCCTGCAGCATCGCTGGCCGGGAAACGTGCGCGAGCTGGAGAATCGCGTGCAGCGCGCCGTCATCCTGGCCCCGGACGCGACGCTGCGGCCCGAGGATCTCGAGCTGGAAGAAGTGAAGGAGAACTCGCCCCGCACCCTGCAGGCGGCGCGCGACCGGGCCGAGCGCTCGAGCATCGACGAGGCCATGACCCGCAACGCCGGCAACGTTTCGCGAGCGGCACGCGATCTCGGCATCAGCCGGCCCACGCTTCACGACCTTCTCAAGCGCCACGGGCTGGACGCCGGCTCCTTTCGCCGGGCCGGGGCCCCGGAGGGCGGGGGCGCCGACACCGAGGAGGAGGGCTGA
- a CDS encoding M23 family metallopeptidase — MKGRIGLRHAIWASVALAGAAVLGSAPDARGQIAPVPPLPTGGVMHASAELADRWCWSGAWRYPVGNARDFQLAAAGSSAGYRLSRNIGGPDLGTRTHQGADLSCGHGGDLVRAAATGLVVAAPRRGYNSGYGRYVVLGHRLCDGQVAYSVYAHLAAGTIRVRPGQSVLAGGVLGRVGRTGRATSPHLHFEVRLADDPSAPWQDTRVVDPLSFVADRLPAAARADSLAPWWDWAAYAGLLADSLVTPASALRHAEWWRMLAVAGAHQWTLLPEADLTLRDSLIAAGLLPERSRATPGETVSWEELARDLRRLEMIGAALPARPAPDRQFRSVCREILGQASPDRDPSDLARREAPPHALDAVLLIADLAPAAPAPRARGRDAAP; from the coding sequence ATGAAGGGGCGGATCGGGCTCCGTCACGCGATCTGGGCGAGCGTCGCGCTCGCAGGCGCGGCGGTGCTCGGCTCCGCTCCCGACGCCCGGGGGCAGATCGCACCGGTTCCGCCGCTTCCGACCGGCGGCGTGATGCACGCTTCCGCCGAACTGGCCGACCGCTGGTGCTGGAGCGGCGCGTGGCGATATCCGGTCGGCAACGCCCGCGATTTCCAGCTGGCCGCTGCCGGCTCCTCCGCCGGCTACCGACTGAGCCGGAACATCGGTGGCCCCGACCTCGGCACTCGAACGCATCAGGGCGCTGATCTCAGTTGCGGTCACGGCGGCGACCTGGTTCGCGCGGCGGCCACCGGGCTGGTGGTGGCGGCGCCGCGGCGCGGCTACAACAGCGGCTACGGCCGCTACGTGGTATTGGGGCACCGCCTGTGCGACGGACAGGTCGCTTACAGCGTCTACGCCCATCTCGCCGCCGGCACGATCCGGGTTCGCCCCGGCCAGTCGGTGCTGGCCGGCGGCGTGCTCGGACGTGTCGGGAGAACCGGCCGCGCGACCAGCCCGCACCTCCATTTCGAGGTCCGGCTGGCCGACGATCCTTCCGCACCCTGGCAGGACACGCGGGTCGTGGACCCGCTCTCGTTCGTCGCGGACCGCCTCCCGGCCGCGGCGCGCGCCGATTCGCTCGCGCCGTGGTGGGACTGGGCGGCGTACGCCGGGCTCCTGGCCGATTCGCTGGTCACGCCGGCCAGCGCTCTGCGGCACGCCGAATGGTGGCGCATGCTGGCGGTCGCGGGCGCCCATCAGTGGACCCTGCTCCCGGAAGCCGACCTCACCCTGCGCGATTCGTTGATCGCGGCGGGCCTCCTGCCCGAACGATCGCGAGCGACCCCCGGAGAGACGGTGAGCTGGGAGGAGCTGGCGCGCGACCTGCGCCGGCTCGAGATGATCGGCGCGGCGCTGCCGGCGCGGCCGGCGCCCGACCGCCAGTTCCGCTCGGTGTGTCGCGAGATCCTCGGGCAGGCGAGCCCGGATCGTGACCCGTCCGACCTGGCTCGTCGCGAGGCTCCGCCGCACGCACTGGACGCGGTGCTGTTGATCGCCGACCTGGCGCCCGCCGCCCCCGCCCCGCGGGCCCGGGGGAGGGACGCCGCTCCTTGA